Genomic window (Pseudothauera hydrothermalis):
CAGCCTCAGTTAGCGGGGACGGATGCATCGGCGCGGGCCGTGTGTAAACATTGCGGCCCTTCGCCCATACCGACCAATTCGCGCACATCGGCCTGCACCAGCTCCAGGCCGAGCCGCGCGCAGAAACGACGCTCCTTGTCATTGGGTTCGGGAATCAGCGCCCAGCCGGCCGGCAGCGCTGCGCCGTGCATGAATTCCGATAGCAACATACGGGTAGTGTCGCGGTTCAGGCGAGTGCCCAGCACCAAGTATTGCAGCCCGCGGCGCCGTGCTTTGAGGTAAGGCGGAATGGCGAATCCGCCCATCAGTTCGGTAATGTAATCCACATAATCGGCATCCGAGGCAATCCACTGTGCTTCGGGATAGGGCGTGCCGCACGGCTTGAAGAGGATCGGCGCATCCAGGTCGATTGCCTGCTGATCCGCGGCAGCCTGGTAGCACTGCCCGTCATAACGGTAGAGCTTATAGCGCAAACCGCCGGCGATACGGGCCACCCCCACGATCAGCGTGTGCGGACGGTCGGCGTAGAGGGTCTGCAGTCCGGCGTCGCGGTTCAGATCGATCACATAAGGCAGGTTCTGTTCGGCCACCCAGCGATGTACCGCAGCCTCGCGCCAGCCGGTGTCTGCGTAGATCTGCATCAGGCTGCGCAGCAAGGCGCTGCGGCCGCGCTTGAGCTCGATGTTCATCGCAGCGCGGGGAAATTCATACATCAGGCGCGGCGCCATCGGCTGACCATTGTTGATGGCCAGGATCAGTTCGTCGCTGCTGGCCGGAATCTTGCGCCCGGTCTGTCGATGGGTGACATCGGCCAACACTTCGGGACCAAGAACGGGAACGACGGTGCCGCGCTGCAGTGCGGCGCGGATGTCGGCAAAGTGGGTTTCCATGGTGTTCTTCCGTTCGGGGGCTGGGACTTTGAGCCCCGCGCAAGATCGATGCCAGGCTGAGCGCGAACGCGCCATGGTCAGAAAAAGCCCACCAGGCGCGGCATCGGCCGGCGAGCGCGGGAATTCGGTTTGTAGTAGATGCGACAAATCCGACAACCCCGCGCGGCAGTCGCTGTCCGCGCACCGGTCAGTAGGTCAAGCCGATGGCAACCACGCCGCCGATGACCAGATATTCGTCCTCGCCTTGCAATCGGCCCGGCAACATGCCCGAGAAAGCCAACACCTTGGCAAGCGGCACCTCACATACGATGAGCCGATCGCCGAATTCGCCGGCGCGTTCGCGGCTGGCGGAAAAAGCGCTCAGATTATTCAACAGCACCAGCCGGCGACCGTCGGCCAGCCGCGCCAGCGGGGCAATCGCCTCGTTGCCGCGAACCCCGCGATACAGCGTCAGATGGGCTCGTCCGGGGTGGCGGCGCGCCAACTCATGCTGGCTAAACGCGTAGAGCAGGTCGATCTGGTTTTCCAACGCCCCGGTTCCATACAGACCCGCCGCACGTTCGCGCTCGAAAACGATGCGCGCGGCACTGTCGCCTGAACCCAAAGGCTCGCGGTGATATCCGGTGAGCAGGCCAAAGCGGGACTCCACCCAACCTTTCAGCACCGCGCCTTCGCGCGCCTCGGAATCGAACAACCAGCCGCGCAGCAGACGCAGGTAATCGAGCCGGCTGCGATCGAACCGCGCACCCGGCGTCCAACCCTGGGCGGGTGCGTCATCGAGCAAAAAATGGGCGGTCATGTATTGCATGAACAGCCGCGCACGCGCCTTGGCATCGTCGACGGTGGCCAACCGATCGAACAATACCCGATGCAATGGACATACACCGTCCAATTCAAGCGCGACCGGCGCGAGCTGGAAAGCCAGACTGGCCAGAGCCTCGGCCGGCAAATTACAGCGGTTGACCGGCAGCCGCATGTCGGGCGGGGCACTCAAGCGCAGCAGGTGATCCGGAATGTCTTTAGCACGACAAATTGTAGGGGTGTTGTCGCACGCGCACACACTGGCGGATGCCCCAACACTAGATAAATCCCTATTCATTTCAGTGCTTTAGAAAAATTTTTGAAATTGGCACGGTCTTTGCGGCACGGCGGGCGTGGTCCCGGGGCAGCACGATCCGGTTCACAAACCCCGTTTCGACAAGGAGTAACGCATCATGGCAAAACTGCGTCAAGCCGCTATCTACGGAAAAGGTGGCATCGGCAAGTCTACCACCACCCAGAACCTGGTCGCCGCGCTGGCCGAAGCCGGCAAGAAAGTGATGATCGTCGGCTGCGACCCGAAGGCCGACTCCACCCGTCTGATTCTGCACAGCAAGGCCCAGAACTCGGTCATGGAACTGGCCGCCGAGGCCGGCTCGGTAGAAGACCTCGAATTGGAAGACGTGATGTCGGTCGGCTTTGGCGGTGTGCGCTGTGTCGAATCCGGCGGCCCGGAGCCCGGCGTGGGCTGCGCCGGACGCGGTGTGATCACCGCGATCAACTTCCTGGAAGAGGAAGGCGCCTATGACGAGGATCTCGACTTCGTGTTCTATGACGTGCTGGGCGACGTGGTCTGCGGCGGTTTTGCCATGCCCATCCGCGAGAACAAGGCCCAGGAAATCTACATCGTGGTCTCCGGCGAGATGATGGCCATGTATGCCGCCAACAACATCGCCAAGGGCATCGTCAAGTACGCCAATTCCGGCGGTGTGCGTCTGGCCGGGCTGATCTGCAATTCACGCAAGACCGACCGCGAGGATGAGCTGATCGAAGCCTTGGCCGCCAAGCTGGGGACCCAGATGATCCACTTCGTGCCCCGCGACAATGTGGTGCAGCACGCCGAAATCCGCCGCATGACCGTGATCGAGTACGACCCGACTTGCAAGCAGGCCGACGAGTACCGCGCGCTGGCGCAGAAGATCATCCACAACACCAAGTTCGTCATCCCCACCCCGTGCACCATGGATGAACTGGAGGAGTTGTTGATGGAGTTCGGCATCATGGAGAAAGAAGACGAGTCGATCATCGGCAAAACCGCTGCCGAAGCGGCTGCCGCGTAAAACCGTCGGCGACGACCGACCGTGGCCCGGTGCGTTCATGCGTGACCGGGTATCGAGCAAACCTCAGCATGCCGTGCGCGGATTGGTGCCGGCATGGACAGGAGAAGCAGGATGTCTACGCTCACCCGTGAAGAAACCGAGAGCCTGATTCAAGAGGTTCTCGAGGTTTATCCCGAAAAAGCCAAAAAGGACCGCGCCAAACATCTGGCGGTCAATGATCATTCCATCGAGCAGTCGAAAAAATGCATTACTTCCAACCGCAAGTCGCAGCCGGGCGTGATGACCATCCGCGGCTGTGCCTATGCCGGTTCGCGCGGCGTGGTGTGGGGGCCGGTCAAGGACATGATCCACATCTCCCACGGCCCGGTCGGCTGCGGTCAGTACTCGCGCGCCGGTCGGCGTAACTATTACGTCGGCACCACCGGCGTCAATACCTTTGCCGAGATGAACTTCACCTCGGATTTCCAAGAGCGGGACATCGTCTTCGGCGGCGACAAAAAACTCGCCAAGATCATCCAGGAAATCGAGCAACTGTTCCCGCTGCACAAGGGTATTTCGGTGCAGTCCGAATGCCCGATCGGTCTGATCGGCGACGACATCGAAGCGGTGTCCAAAAAGGCAGCCAAGGAAATCAACAAGGTCGTGGTGCCGGTGCGCTGCGAGGGTTTCCGCGGCGTGAGCCAGTCGCTGGGCCACCACATCGCCAACGACGCCATCCGCGATTGGGTGCTCAGCAACCGCGACGGCAAGCCATTCGAATCCACCCCTTATGATGTGACCATCATCGGCGACTACAACATCGGCGGCGACGCCTGGGCTTCCCGGATCATCCTGGAGGAGATGGGGCTGCGGGTAATCGCCCAGTGGTCGGGCGACGGCACGCTGGCCGAGATGGAGAACACGCCCAAAGCCAAGCTCAACCTGCTGCACTGCTACCGCTCGATGAACTACATCAGCCGGCACATGGAAGAAAAGTACGGCATCCCCTGGATGGAGTACAACTTCTTCGGCCCGACCAAGATCGAGGAGAGCCTGCGGCGCATTGCCGCCTTCTTCGACGACAAAATCAAGGAAGGCGCCGAGCGGGTGATCGCCAAGTACAAGCCGATGATGGAAGCGGTCATCGCCAAGTACAAGCCGCGTCTGCAAGGCAAGCGGGTCATGCTCTATGTCGGCGGTCTGCGTCCGCGTCATGTCATCGGCGCGTATGAAGATCTGGGTATGGAAGTAGTCGGCACCGGCTACGAGTTTGCCCATAACGACGACTACGACCGCACCATCAAAGAAATGGGCAATGCCACCTTGTTGTATGACGACGTCACCGGCTTCGAGTTGGAGGAGTTCGTCAAGCGCATCAGACCCGATCTGATCGGCTCCGGCATCAAGGAAAAGTACATCTTCCAAAAGATGGGCATCCCTTTCCGCCAGATGCACAGCTGGGACTACTCCGGTCCCTATCACGGCTACGACGGCTTTGCCATCTTCGCCCGCGACATGGACATGACGCTCAACAATCCGTGCTGGGGCCAACAGACCCCGCCGTGGAAAAAGCGCGCCGAAGCGGACGAAGTGAAAGCCGCCGCCTGACCGCACCCAAACCAGACGGCGGGTGCCGGCCCAATCCGGCTTCCCGCCGCACGGAATCAACCTTATGTGCCGCGTCCACGGATGAGTGGCGCCGGCCAAGGAGCCTCAAATGCAGATCGTTGACGACATCAAGCCCTGCTACCCGCTGTTTCGCGACGACGACTACAAAACGTCGCTGAAGAACAAGCAGGACCTGTTCGAAGAGAAGGTGCCCGACGACAAGATCGCCGAAACCTTCGAGTGGACCACCACTAAGGAATACCAGGAACTCAACTTCGCCCGCGAAGCGCTCACCATCAACCCCGCCAAGGCCTGCCAGCCGCTGGGCGCGGTGCTGTGCGCGCTGGGTTTCGAGAAGACCCTGCCCTATGTGCATGGTTCGCAGGGTTGCGTGGCCTACTTCCGCACCTACTTCAACCGCCACTTCAAGGAGCCGATCGCCTGCGTGTCCGACTCCATGACTGAGGACGCAGCGGTGTTCGGCGGCCAGAAAAACATGTTCGACGGTCTGGAAAACGCCAAGGCACTGTACAAGCCGGAGATGATCGCGGTGTCGACCACCTGCATGGCGGAAGTCATCGGCGACGACCTCAATGCCTTCATCAACAACGCCAAGAAGGAAGGGCATATCGCCCAGGATTTCCCGGTGCCGTTTGCCCACACCCCGTCTTTCGTCGGCAGCCATACCACCGGCTGGGACAATATGTTCGAGGGCATTGCGCGCTACTTCACCCTCAACCACATGGAGGGCAAGGCCCCCGGTTCCAACGGCAAGCTCAATTTCGTACCGGGGTTCGAGACCTATCTGGGCAATTACCGCGTCATCGCCCGGATGATGAAAGAAATGGGCGTCGAAGCCACCATTCTCTCCAACCCATCGGAGGTGCTCGACACCCCGTCAGACGGCCAATACCGCATGTACGCGGGCGGCACCACCATGGATGAGATGAAGGACGCGCCCAACGCCTACACCACCATCCTGCTGCAACCCTGGCAACTGGAAAAAACCAAGAAATTTGTCGAAAACACTTGGAACCACGAAGTTCCGAAGCTCAACATCCCGATGGGGCTGGCCTGGACCGACGAGTTCCTGATGAAGGTCTCCGAGATCACCGGCAAGCCGATTCCGGCCTCGCTGGAACTCGAACGCGGGCGCTTGATCGACATGATGCAAGACAGCCATACCTGGCTGCACGGCAAGAAATTCGCGCTCTATGGCGACCCGGACTTCGTCATGGGCCTGACCAAGTTCCTGCTGGAACTGGGCGCCGAGCCGCTGCATGTGCTGTCCAACAACGCCAACAAACGCTGGGGCAAAGCGATGGACAAGTTGCTGGCCTCCAGCCCCTACGGGGCCAACGCCAAGGTGTATGTCGGCAACGACCTGTGGCATTTGCGCAGCCTGTGCTTTACCGAAAAGCCCGATTTTCTGATCGGCAACTCCTACGGCAAGTACATCCAGCGCGACACCGCCTTCAAGGGTCCGCAGTTCGAAGTGCCGCTGATCCGCCTCGGTTTTCCGATCTTCGACCGTCACCACCTGCACCGCATGACCACTCTGGGCTACGAGGGCGCGATGTACATCCTCACCACCTTGGTCAACGCCGTGTTGGAAAAACTCGACGACGAGACCCGCGGCATGGGCACCACCGACTACAACTACGACCTCATCCGCTAGGCCAACGGCCGTTACGCACTGCCGCCTCCTCGCGGAGGCGGCGCTCGTTCAAGGAGCTCACATGGCCAACATCATGATCCGCAAGACCGCCGAAGGCGGACTGTCCTTCTACCTGCCCAAGCGCGACCTGGAGGACCTGATCGTTTCGATCGAATTCGATCAGGCCGACAAATGGGGGGGCGAGCTGAAGCTGGCCAACGGCGGCACCTACTACGTCGATCCACTGAACGCGCAGCCCAAGCTGCCGGTTTCGCTGCGTGCCAGGCGGCTCGACGCCCCGGAATGACACCCAAGGAGAACCATCATGGCGCTCAAGATTCTGCAATCCGAATGCACCTCCTGTGGAGACTGCAAGCCGGTATGCCCCACCAAATCGATCACCGACAAGGGCGGCATCTTCAAAATCAACCCGGACACCTGTACCGAATGCGCAGGCGAGTACGACGAGCCGCAATGCGTGTCGGTATGTCCGGGTAACGACAGCACCATCGTCCCACTTGCAGCCTGAATCGGACTATCTGCGGCGCGGACGGTCCGGCCGGCCGCCTCTGTGCCGCACAGCCAGGAGCACTATTGCCATGAACGCCACCGCCCCCACAGGCAGCCCGGTTTCGCGCGAAACCGCGCTGCGTATCGCCATGGCCGCGCGCGCCCTGCCCGGCGTCAACCTCGCCGCTTTCGTGCATGCGCTGAGCGAGCGCCTTGGCCTGCCAGTCACCGACGACAAACTGGCGCGCATGACCGTGGCCGATCTGAAGGCGATGCTGCAAGGCGACGAAATCGTCGACCCCGGTGTAGAGGGCAGCGCACTGAAAGCCGCGGTGCGCTACTTGTGGGGCGAAGGTCTGACGGACGATGCGCCGGTGGCCGATCCCGACATCCCCCAGGGCGAAGGCGCGCTGACCGTGGCTGTGGCCTCCAACAGCGGTGAGCAGCTCGACGGTCACTTCGGCTCCTGCAAGCGCTTTCTGATCTACCGCGTGGCCGAAGACGGCATCTGGCTTGCTGCGGTGCGCGCCGCGCTGCAAGCCGACGGCGCCGAGGACCGCAATGCCGCACGCGCCGAACTTTTGGCCGGCTGCCAACTGGTATATGTGCAATCCATTGGCGGGCCGGCTGCGGCCAAGGTGGTGCGCGCCGGCGTGCATCCGGTGAAATATCCCGCCGGTGGCGCCGCCCGTGAGGTGTTGCGCCCATTGCAGCAGGTGCTGGGCAGCCCGCCCCCATGGCTGGCCCGCGCACTGGGCAGAAAAGCGCAGTCGCTGGCACGCTTTAGCCCAGCCCCCAAGCTCGAAGCATGACCGGCATGTAAGCCATCGACAACGCCAACGCCGCCGGCCGCCTGTTGCTCACCCGGGGGCCGGCTGCGCAGAAGCTAGACGATCTGCAGACCGCCCTGGCGCATCGCCGGGGCCAGTTCCAGCAGCGCGCAGGCCAGTGTTATCGCCTCACGTCTGACCTCCAAACGCAGCGCGCGCCGCCATGCGCTCGGCAAGCCGGACTCGCCGACCAGCGCACCCATGACCATACCGGCGATTGCGCCGGTGGTGTCGGCATCGCCGCCGCGATTGACTACATCGATGAGCACCGCCGCAAAGCCGTCATTGTTGTCGATGGCTTGGCAGACGGCACGCATCGTATCGACGATGTATCCGCTTGGATTGTCGCAACGCTTTGTGCGAAAGGCGAATTCAGGGTGATCGGCCGCCAATGCATGAGCAATGTTGAGCACGCCCCCGAGACCGCGGCCTGCCAAGGCGGCGTGCACCATGCGCACCAGGGCGACGGTAGCCGCATCGGTGAGCCGGTTATGGTGGGTGACGCGGGCCTGGGCGAGCGCCGCCGCGGCAATATCCGCTTCAGCCGCGCCCAAGGTCGCCAGCGCCACCGCGGCGCAGCGCATCGCCCCACCGTTGCCGGCGTCGCTGGAGTATGGCGCTTGCGCGCTGCCGTGCAAACGCCAGCGCAGGATACCGCGCCGCACGGTGTTGCCGATGTCCACCGGCCTGGCACGCATCCATGCGTCAAAAGCCGCGGCGCATTGCTGCGCGGTAGGCGGACCGCCGGCAGCAAGCCAGGCCTTTGCCAAGGCAAAGGTCATGGTGGTGTCGTCGGTGACTTCGCCCGCAGGCAGGCGCAACCAGCCGCCGCCGACGATGCGCTTGTGCACGCCATACTGCGCGGCGATTTCGCGCGAAGTCATGAATTCGACCGTGGCGCCTAGCGCATCGCCGATGGCCAGCCCGAGCATGACGCCACAGGCGCGGTCGATCAACTGCTCGACCACCGCCGATGGCAGCTCTGCGGGCTCGGGCGGATGCGTATCGTCGATCATCTCACCGCGCAGCACTCGGGCGCTTTCGCCTGCCACTCAATTTTCCGGCCCAAAACACAGTGCATAGTCGGTGCAAGCCTCGCAACTGGGCGAAGCACAGACGTAAATGCCTTCGCGCTGGCACAGTTCTCGATAGAGAAACTTTTTCCACTTCATGTCGCCGGTGTTGGCGGCAGCCAGCGCCGGAAAATTCTGCGCCATCAATTGCGAAAGCTCCCGCCGCGACGGCAGGCCAAGGTCTTGCCATAAATGGTCGGCCCCCATGCAGCCGGTGGCAACGATCACGGCCATCTCCTTGGCGCTCGGCACGGCGGCATCGGCTTCGGCCGTGAGCATCCGCAGCAGATCGTCAAACTCTGGATGCAACGTCGGACGCGGTGCTAGATCGGCCTTGGGACGCCATCGCAGCCCCGGAAAATGGCGGCCGACCAGGCCGGCAAAACGCTCCGCGCCCAGGCCCAGATCGGCCGGTAGCATGCCCTCGCCCAGCGTCCAGCCGGCGATCATATGGGCAACGATCTCATCGTTGGTGCTGCCTGCAGCGTGCGCCATCAGGTGCGCCTGCAGCGCAAGCCGGGCGGGCGAAGGACGGTGCATCCGGGGCGCAAGCATCTATGTTTCCTCCATGCGGTCATGGTGGCCGGAGTTGGCCATCTCGAAGCTAACAGGCCGTTGAAAAACTACTGCGGTGGGCCATCTGCGGCGTTGCGCGGTGCTCGCTTCCTCGCCTATCTATTTGAGAGGCTGCGGTCGCTGCGCTCCGTGCGCCTTGCATCTGGCCATCCTCGCTACGTTTTTCAACGGCCTGCTAAACGGCACAAGCCCGGTTTTCACCACAGCGTCACATCCGGCATTCGCCTTCTCTGGAAAGATCCAGCAAATGAACCGGAATGCCGGTGAGCGAACCCGGTGGGTTCAGCGGCTCGCCGTATTCATCCACAATGGCGCCTTCGATCGGGCAGATTTCGGCACACTGCGGCAAGTCGTAATCGCCCAGACATTCGGTGCACTTGTCCGGGTTGATGAAAAACACCGCACGCCCGCTCTCTGCCGAAGCGCCGATGGCCGCATTGGGGCATAGCGGCTCGCAGGCGTAGCAGCCCACGCACAAATCGTTGATGCTCAAACTCATGGCAAGCCTCCTGCTCAGGCCACGGCGCG
Coding sequences:
- a CDS encoding dinitrogenase iron-molybdenum cofactor biosynthesis protein — encoded protein: MNATAPTGSPVSRETALRIAMAARALPGVNLAAFVHALSERLGLPVTDDKLARMTVADLKAMLQGDEIVDPGVEGSALKAAVRYLWGEGLTDDAPVADPDIPQGEGALTVAVASNSGEQLDGHFGSCKRFLIYRVAEDGIWLAAVRAALQADGAEDRNAARAELLAGCQLVYVQSIGGPAAAKVVRAGVHPVKYPAGGAAREVLRPLQQVLGSPPPWLARALGRKAQSLARFSPAPKLEA
- the draG gene encoding ADP-ribosyl-[dinitrogen reductase] hydrolase, producing the protein MAGESARVLRGEMIDDTHPPEPAELPSAVVEQLIDRACGVMLGLAIGDALGATVEFMTSREIAAQYGVHKRIVGGGWLRLPAGEVTDDTTMTFALAKAWLAAGGPPTAQQCAAAFDAWMRARPVDIGNTVRRGILRWRLHGSAQAPYSSDAGNGGAMRCAAVALATLGAAEADIAAAALAQARVTHHNRLTDAATVALVRMVHAALAGRGLGGVLNIAHALAADHPEFAFRTKRCDNPSGYIVDTMRAVCQAIDNNDGFAAVLIDVVNRGGDADTTGAIAGMVMGALVGESGLPSAWRRALRLEVRREAITLACALLELAPAMRQGGLQIV
- the nifD gene encoding nitrogenase molybdenum-iron protein alpha chain, whose amino-acid sequence is MSTLTREETESLIQEVLEVYPEKAKKDRAKHLAVNDHSIEQSKKCITSNRKSQPGVMTIRGCAYAGSRGVVWGPVKDMIHISHGPVGCGQYSRAGRRNYYVGTTGVNTFAEMNFTSDFQERDIVFGGDKKLAKIIQEIEQLFPLHKGISVQSECPIGLIGDDIEAVSKKAAKEINKVVVPVRCEGFRGVSQSLGHHIANDAIRDWVLSNRDGKPFESTPYDVTIIGDYNIGGDAWASRIILEEMGLRVIAQWSGDGTLAEMENTPKAKLNLLHCYRSMNYISRHMEEKYGIPWMEYNFFGPTKIEESLRRIAAFFDDKIKEGAERVIAKYKPMMEAVIAKYKPRLQGKRVMLYVGGLRPRHVIGAYEDLGMEVVGTGYEFAHNDDYDRTIKEMGNATLLYDDVTGFELEEFVKRIRPDLIGSGIKEKYIFQKMGIPFRQMHSWDYSGPYHGYDGFAIFARDMDMTLNNPCWGQQTPPWKKRAEADEVKAAA
- a CDS encoding NAD(+)--dinitrogen-reductase ADP-D-ribosyltransferase, yielding MSAPPDMRLPVNRCNLPAEALASLAFQLAPVALELDGVCPLHRVLFDRLATVDDAKARARLFMQYMTAHFLLDDAPAQGWTPGARFDRSRLDYLRLLRGWLFDSEAREGAVLKGWVESRFGLLTGYHREPLGSGDSAARIVFERERAAGLYGTGALENQIDLLYAFSQHELARRHPGRAHLTLYRGVRGNEAIAPLARLADGRRLVLLNNLSAFSASRERAGEFGDRLIVCEVPLAKVLAFSGMLPGRLQGEDEYLVIGGVVAIGLTY
- a CDS encoding 4Fe-4S binding protein, yielding MSLSINDLCVGCYACEPLCPNAAIGASAESGRAVFFINPDKCTECLGDYDLPQCAEICPIEGAIVDEYGEPLNPPGSLTGIPVHLLDLSREGECRM
- the nifK gene encoding nitrogenase molybdenum-iron protein subunit beta, whose translation is MQIVDDIKPCYPLFRDDDYKTSLKNKQDLFEEKVPDDKIAETFEWTTTKEYQELNFAREALTINPAKACQPLGAVLCALGFEKTLPYVHGSQGCVAYFRTYFNRHFKEPIACVSDSMTEDAAVFGGQKNMFDGLENAKALYKPEMIAVSTTCMAEVIGDDLNAFINNAKKEGHIAQDFPVPFAHTPSFVGSHTTGWDNMFEGIARYFTLNHMEGKAPGSNGKLNFVPGFETYLGNYRVIARMMKEMGVEATILSNPSEVLDTPSDGQYRMYAGGTTMDEMKDAPNAYTTILLQPWQLEKTKKFVENTWNHEVPKLNIPMGLAWTDEFLMKVSEITGKPIPASLELERGRLIDMMQDSHTWLHGKKFALYGDPDFVMGLTKFLLELGAEPLHVLSNNANKRWGKAMDKLLASSPYGANAKVYVGNDLWHLRSLCFTEKPDFLIGNSYGKYIQRDTAFKGPQFEVPLIRLGFPIFDRHHLHRMTTLGYEGAMYILTTLVNAVLEKLDDETRGMGTTDYNYDLIR
- a CDS encoding nitrogen fixation protein NifQ, translating into MLAPRMHRPSPARLALQAHLMAHAAGSTNDEIVAHMIAGWTLGEGMLPADLGLGAERFAGLVGRHFPGLRWRPKADLAPRPTLHPEFDDLLRMLTAEADAAVPSAKEMAVIVATGCMGADHLWQDLGLPSRRELSQLMAQNFPALAAANTGDMKWKKFLYRELCQREGIYVCASPSCEACTDYALCFGPEN
- the nifT gene encoding putative nitrogen fixation protein NifT, with the translated sequence MANIMIRKTAEGGLSFYLPKRDLEDLIVSIEFDQADKWGGELKLANGGTYYVDPLNAQPKLPVSLRARRLDAPE
- a CDS encoding 4Fe-4S dicluster domain-containing protein, which codes for MALKILQSECTSCGDCKPVCPTKSITDKGGIFKINPDTCTECAGEYDEPQCVSVCPGNDSTIVPLAA
- the nifH gene encoding nitrogenase iron protein; its protein translation is MAKLRQAAIYGKGGIGKSTTTQNLVAALAEAGKKVMIVGCDPKADSTRLILHSKAQNSVMELAAEAGSVEDLELEDVMSVGFGGVRCVESGGPEPGVGCAGRGVITAINFLEEEGAYDEDLDFVFYDVLGDVVCGGFAMPIRENKAQEIYIVVSGEMMAMYAANNIAKGIVKYANSGGVRLAGLICNSRKTDREDELIEALAAKLGTQMIHFVPRDNVVQHAEIRRMTVIEYDPTCKQADEYRALAQKIIHNTKFVIPTPCTMDELEELLMEFGIMEKEDESIIGKTAAEAAAA
- a CDS encoding SIR2 family protein — translated: METHFADIRAALQRGTVVPVLGPEVLADVTHRQTGRKIPASSDELILAINNGQPMAPRLMYEFPRAAMNIELKRGRSALLRSLMQIYADTGWREAAVHRWVAEQNLPYVIDLNRDAGLQTLYADRPHTLIVGVARIAGGLRYKLYRYDGQCYQAAADQQAIDLDAPILFKPCGTPYPEAQWIASDADYVDYITELMGGFAIPPYLKARRRGLQYLVLGTRLNRDTTRMLLSEFMHGAALPAGWALIPEPNDKERRFCARLGLELVQADVRELVGMGEGPQCLHTARADASVPAN